Part of the Paenibacillus guangzhouensis genome is shown below.
ATCTGGGTGAAATGCCTTGCCATCGGGCTGTACGTGCTCGCAATGCATCAGTTCTATCTGGCCGTTCGAGATGTGCTGCGTCGTCGAAATCAGGTGGGGAAGGTCGAAGCGCATTGCACTTGTTCATCACATCATCACCACCATCACCACCATCACCACCACCATCACCACCATCACCAGAATCTGTTGAGCACCTGGATCACATACGGCGCCTTAATCATACCGCTCGCGCTGACGTTTATTTTTCCGAATCAAGCGCTTGGCAGCCAAATGGCGGCCCAGAAGGGTTTGAACCTGACACCTTCGAGCATCTTGGTCTCGTCGAATGCGAATGACACAGCCCCGGAATCGTCGTCCGAGATAAGTTTGGCCTTTCCATCGAATGAGTCAACGCGGCCTTATGCCAAGCTAGCGGCAGAATTGGTCGGTCAGCCGGTAATCACGATTCCCGAAGACTACTATATCGAGTCGCTGACCTCGCTTGACTTGTACAAGCAGCGTTTTATCGGCAAAAAGGTGGAACTGAAGGGGTATATATACCGTGCGGAGGGAATGAACGAGAACCAGTTCGCGATTGGCCGATTTTCCATGCGCTGCTGCGTTGCGGACACCGTACCGTTGGCCCTTTTGGCTGAAGTCGATAACGCCAAGGCGTGGAAGGATGACATGTACGTCGTTGCGCTTGGGGAGATT
Proteins encoded:
- a CDS encoding TIGR03943 family putative permease subunit, encoding MSTWSMFTHRLIRAIVLSAFVLFIVQALRTDALIYFVAPRMMIWVKCLAIGLYVLAMHQFYLAVRDVLRRRNQVGKVEAHCTCSSHHHHHHHHHHHHHHHHQNLLSTWITYGALIIPLALTFIFPNQALGSQMAAQKGLNLTPSSILVSSNANDTAPESSSEISLAFPSNESTRPYAKLAAELVGQPVITIPEDYYIESLTSLDLYKQRFIGKKVELKGYIYRAEGMNENQFAIGRFSMRCCVADTVPLALLAEVDNAKAWKDDMYVVALGEIALRTYAGKTVPTLVIKSIEENSDALPSNPYVHQNPYFGT